DNA sequence from the Deinococcus humi genome:
CATCCGCGTCTTGAGGAAGTTGGTCATGACCGCGCCGCGTTTGTAGAACGGGTTGTCCATGATCTTGATGTACAGCGGAATGGTGGTCTTCGGCCCTTGGATCACAGTTTCTTCCAGGGCGCGTTTCATGCGGGCAATCGCCTCGGCGCGGTTATCGTGATGCACGATCAATTTGCCGATCAGGCTGTCGTAATGCGGCGGGATCACGTAACCGGTGTAAGCGTGCGAATCTACTCGCACGCCAGGGCCACCCGCGAAATGCACGTCGTCGATACGGCCCGCGGCGGGGCGGAAATCCTTGGACGGGTCTTCGGCGTTCAGGCGGCACTCGATGGCGTGACCGCGCAGCACCACGTCCTCCTGTTTCAGGTTCAGGCCGTGGCCGGAGGCGATTTCCAGCTGCATCCGCACCAGATCCAGGCCGCTGATCATCTCGGAGACGCAGTGTTCCACCTGAATGCGGGTGTTCATCTCCATGAAGTAGTAGTTGCCGTCGCGGTCCACGATGAATTCCAGCGTCCCGGCCCCAGCGTAGTTGACGTGCTGCGCGAGACGCACGCCCGCCGCCAGAATCTCCTGGCGCAGGCTGTCGGGCAACGTGCTGGGCGCTTCCTCGATCAGTTTCTGGTTGCGCCGCTGGATGCTGCAGTCACGCTCACCGATGTGGATGACGTGGCCATTGCCGTCGCCCATGACCTGCACTTCCACATGCCGGAACTCTTCAAGGAATTTCTCCATGATCAGGTCTGGATCGCTGAAGTACAGCCGCGCTTCCTCGCGGGCCTGATCGAAGCCCTTCTTCAGTTCGTCCTGGGTCCGGATGACCTTCTGGCCGCGCCCGCCGCCGCCCGCGCTGGCCTTGAGCAGCACGGGGTAGCCGATCTGCTTGGCCGCCAGAATGGCGGCGTCAAGGTCTTCCAGAATGCCCGTGCCAGGAACGACGGGCACGTTGCTGGCGGCAGCAATTTCCCGCCCGCCCGCCTTGGAGCCCAGCGCCCGCATGCTCTCCGGGGTGGGGCCGATAAAGACCAGCCCGTGCTCGCGGCACATCTCGGCGAAGTCGGGGTTCTCGGCCATGAAGCCGTAGCCCGGATGGATGCCCTCGGCGCCGGTCATCAGGGCCGCCGAAAGGATGTTGGGAATATTCAGATACGAGGCGTTGCTGGCGGGCGGCCCTACGCACACGGACTCGTCGGCCAGCAGCACGGGCAGGCTGTTCTCGTCGGCGGTGGAGTACACCACCACCGTCTTGACGCCCAGTTCGCGCGCCGTGCGGATAACGCGCAGGGCAATCTCGCCCCGGTTGGCGATCAGAATTTTCTTGAACATAACCTGCCCTTACTCGATCAGGAAGAGCGTCTGACCGTATTCCACCGGCTCGGCGTTCTTGACCAGAATCTCGCGGACCACGCCGCCCGTCTCAGCCTCGATCTCGTTCATCAGCTTCATGGCCTCAATGATGCACAGCACCTGTCCAGCGGCCACGGTGTCGCCCACCTTGACGTAGGGCGCAGCATCCGGGCTGCTGCTGGCGTAGAAGGTGCCGACGATAGGAGCCTTGACCGGCATACCGCTGGCCGCTGCAGGCGCCGCAGGGGTGCTGACGGCGGCCGCTGGCGCAGCCTGGGGCGTCTCTGACGCGGGGGTAAGGGCAGAGGTAGGAGCCGGCGCACTCTCGGCGGTCTCAAAGGTGGGTTGCGGCTGGGCCTGGGGGACAGCCGGGGCGCTGGGCGCGAAAGCCGGGCCGCTCATAGCCTGCGGACCACGCTTGAGATCCAGCGAGAAGCTGCCGGTCTTGAGGCTGAATTCGCGCACATCGGCGGCTTTGAGGGCATCAAGCATCTGTTTCAGGTCGTCTGGGTTCATGGCCCCTCCTTATCGTGCTGGCATCTGGGTGGTGACAGTCGGGTCTGCGGTGATTTGCGCCGGTTCATCATGACGGGTCAGAGGTTAGGAATGTTTACCGTCCCTAACGCCCGTTTGGCTGCCTGCCGAGTTTAGCGGCTTCCGTCCCCGGATGGGCGGAATTTTCAACCCGGTTCAGATTTCCCTGAGTGCCTCAGCGCTGGGCAGTCCTTCATTACGGGTCAGTTCAGCCCCTCGGCCTCGCGCACGATGTCCAGCACCCGCTCGCGGATGGCGCGCTCCTCGCGCAGGTAGCGAGCAGCGCTCATCTGCACACCGATGGCGGCCACCAGTGCGCCCGCGTAGTGGTACGGCACACCCAACGTGCATTGACCCGGAATCCATTCCTCGATGCTGTAGGCGTAGCCCAGCCGTCCCACCCGCGCCACTTCGGTGTGCCACTCGTCCAGCGTGGTGATGCTGCTCTGGGTACAGGTGGAAAACGTCTTGGGCGTGATGTCTGCGTGGGCGTACAGAATCTTGCCGCTGGCCGTGGAGGTGGCGGGCAGGTAAACGTCTAGCGGCAGATCGATGTCGGCGTCCGGGTGGCGTTCGCGGATCGCCGCAACAACCTCCTCGCCCTCCAGAATGCACAGGAAGGCCACCGAACGCACCTCCAGCGCCAGCCGGGTGATCAGCGCGCGGGCATCGGGGAACCAGGGCAGAGAAGCGGTGAGTTGCGCGCCCATCTCGGCCAGATGCCACGACAAGCGGTATTTGCCGACAGGGGTGCGGCGCAGAAAGCCCGCGCCAGTCAGCCCCGCCAGGTACGCGTGGGCCGTGGCGCGGGGCACGCCCAGGTGCGCTGCCAGGGCGCGGACGCCCCATTCAGGCTGCTCGGCGCTGAAGGCCGACAGGATGTTCGCCGCTTTTTGAAGGGACAGCACCCGTCCAGCTTACGCGGACAAGGGCCAGAAAGTAAATCTAGGGCACGGAGCTTGACCCCTCGCTGAGGGTGGCCGTGATGCGCTGCCTGGAGAACCGCGCCACGCGCTGTCCGGACAGGCACGCTCCGGCCCCTCCTCAACTACGCTTCACTTCAGGTAGGTCAGAATCAGCGCCGCCGTGTCGCGCAGGGCGTCGGTGTGCATGCGCTCGTAGGAGTGGCTGGCGTCCACACCGGGGCCGATCAGCGCCACCGGGTAGTCGCCCCCGGCC
Encoded proteins:
- the accC gene encoding acetyl-CoA carboxylase biotin carboxylase subunit, with the protein product MFKKILIANRGEIALRVIRTARELGVKTVVVYSTADENSLPVLLADESVCVGPPASNASYLNIPNILSAALMTGAEGIHPGYGFMAENPDFAEMCREHGLVFIGPTPESMRALGSKAGGREIAAASNVPVVPGTGILEDLDAAILAAKQIGYPVLLKASAGGGGRGQKVIRTQDELKKGFDQAREEARLYFSDPDLIMEKFLEEFRHVEVQVMGDGNGHVIHIGERDCSIQRRNQKLIEEAPSTLPDSLRQEILAAGVRLAQHVNYAGAGTLEFIVDRDGNYYFMEMNTRIQVEHCVSEMISGLDLVRMQLEIASGHGLNLKQEDVVLRGHAIECRLNAEDPSKDFRPAAGRIDDVHFAGGPGVRVDSHAYTGYVIPPHYDSLIGKLIVHHDNRAEAIARMKRALEETVIQGPKTTIPLYIKIMDNPFYKRGAVMTNFLKTRMDM
- the accB gene encoding acetyl-CoA carboxylase biotin carboxyl carrier protein encodes the protein MNPDDLKQMLDALKAADVREFSLKTGSFSLDLKRGPQAMSGPAFAPSAPAVPQAQPQPTFETAESAPAPTSALTPASETPQAAPAAAVSTPAAPAAASGMPVKAPIVGTFYASSSPDAAPYVKVGDTVAAGQVLCIIEAMKLMNEIEAETGGVVREILVKNAEPVEYGQTLFLIE
- a CDS encoding IclR family transcriptional regulator — its product is MLSLQKAANILSAFSAEQPEWGVRALAAHLGVPRATAHAYLAGLTGAGFLRRTPVGKYRLSWHLAEMGAQLTASLPWFPDARALITRLALEVRSVAFLCILEGEEVVAAIRERHPDADIDLPLDVYLPATSTASGKILYAHADITPKTFSTCTQSSITTLDEWHTEVARVGRLGYAYSIEEWIPGQCTLGVPYHYAGALVAAIGVQMSAARYLREERAIRERVLDIVREAEGLN